A single genomic interval of Camelina sativa cultivar DH55 chromosome 11, Cs, whole genome shotgun sequence harbors:
- the LOC104725771 gene encoding TBC1 domain family member 15 isoform X4 — MSMEASELQDLSDDADYAASQQQGSASMMRSNSGKRSLPSEHDDAELIYLKDNVAIHPTQFASERISGRLKLTKQDSVLFLSWVPYKGQTSNAKLSEKDRSLYTITAVPFTEVRSIRRHTPALGWQYVIVVLSSGLAFPPLYFYNGGVREFLAIVKQHLYLARSAEDVNVFLVNDFQSPLQRTLSSLELPSSLPVASGLYPSDGGTSNENQGRASADVGNRVSSVSQYGLRKQKSHDPTRDLSIHLLEKFSLVTKFARDTTTQLFSENNGFGSSDKRWNNQPVHSYPEKLSNIAEEKHHENPHSYPENDPFKDEEISNDVDVPADPLEFNKLSLVWGKPRQSPMGHKEFTAFLDSEGRVVESKALRERVFYGGIEHQLRREVWPFLLGYYTYDSTYAEREYLRSVKRMEYATLKQQWQSISPEQAKRFTKYRERKGLIDKDVVRTDRAFEYYEGDDNLNVNSMRDILLTYSFYNFDLGYCQGMSDYLSPILFVMEDESESFWCFVALMERLGPNFNRDQNGMHTQLFALSKLVELLDIPLHNYFKENDCLNYFFCFRWILIQFKREFEYEKTMQLWEVLWTHYLSEHLHLYVCVAILKRCRSKIMGEQMDFDTLLKFINELSGHIDLDSTIRDAEALCICAGENGAASIPPGTPPSLPLDEVMLYPLEDDVL, encoded by the exons GGATCGGCTAGTATGATGCGTTCAAATAGCGGAAAGAGAAGTTTACCTAGTGAACACGACGACGCTGAGTTGATATATTTGAAGGATAACGTTGCAATTCATCCTACACAGTTCGCTTCTGAGAGGATTAGTGGTAGATTGAAGTTAACTAAGCAAGATTCTGTTCTCTTCTTG TCGTGGGTTCCGTACAAGGGACAGACCTCAAATGCAAAGCTATCAGAGAAAG ACAGGAGTCTTTATACCATTACTGCAGTACCATTCACAGAAGTGAGGTCCATCAGGCGACATACTCCTGCTCTCGGATGGCAGTATGTAATTGTTGTTCTGTCTTCAG GACTTGCATTTCCGCCGCTGTATTTCTACAATGGAGGAGTCAGGGAGTTCCTAGCCATAGTGAAGCAGCATCTTTATCTTGCAAG GTCGGCAGAAGATGTAAATGTGTTCCTTGTAAATGATTTTCAGAGTCCCTTGCAG AGAACTCTGTCTTCATTGGAGCTGCCAAGTTCACTGCCAGTAGCAAGTGGACTATACCCATCAGACGGAGGAACTTCTAATGAAAATCAAGGGAGAGCAAGTGCAGATGTTGGTAACAGAGTTTCTAGTGTTTCCCAGTATGGCTTGAGAAAGCAAAAGAGTCATGACCCTACTCGGGATCTTTCAATCCATCTTCTAGAAAAGTTTTCTCTGGTTACCAAATTTGCTCGAGACACAACCACCCAGTTGTTTTCTGAAAATAACGGCTTTGGTTCCAGTGACAAGAGATGGAATAACCAACCCGTGCACAGTTATCCTGAAAAGTTGTCAAATATTGCTGAGGAAAAGCATCATGAAAACCCTCATAGTTACCCTGAAAATGACCCTTTCAAGGATGAAGAAATCTCTAATGACGTTGATGTTCCTGCTGATCCCTTAGAG TTTAATAAATTAAGTCTGGTGTGGGGGAAACCAAGGCAATCACCAATGGGGCATAAAGAG TTCACAGCATTCTTGGATTCTGAAGGGCGAGTTGTGGAATCAAAAGCTCTTCGAGAGAGAGTTTTCTATGGAGGCATTGAGCACCAACTTCGAAGAGAG GTCTGGCCCTTTCTCTTGGGATATTATACATATGACTCGACATATGCAGAGCGAGAATATCTTCGATCTGTCAAACGGATGGAATATGCAACATTGAAACAGCAGTGGCAG agcATTTCTCCTGAACAAGCaaaaagatttacaaaataTCGGGAGAGAAAAGGGTTGATAGATAAAGATGTG GTAAGAACTGATAGGGCATTCGAATACTATGAAGGGGATGACAATCTTAATGTCAATAGCATGCGTGATATTCTGTTAACCTACTCCTTCTACAATTTTGACCTGGGTTACTGCCAG GGAATGAGTGATTATCTGTCGCCTATCTTGTTTGTGATGGAGGATGAATCAGAATCCTTTTGGTGTTTCGTGGCACTGATGGAACGCCTTGGACCCAACTTTAACCGTGACCAGAACGGGATGCATACTCAACTCTTTGCACTCTCTAAG CTGGTAGAGTTACTCGATATCCCGCTTCATAATTACTTTAAGGAGAACGACTGCTTGAACTACTTCTTCTGTTTCCGCTGGATCCTGATTCAGTTCAaaag GGAGTTTGAGTACGAGAAGACAATGCAGCTGTGGGAGGTGTTATGGACTCACTACCTCTCAGAACACCTTCACCTATATGTCTGTGTGGCGATCTTGAAGCGATGCCGCAGCAAGATAATGGGAGAACAGATGGATTTTGACACTCTCTTAAAGTTCATCAATGAGCTGTCTGGGCATATTGACCTTGATTCGACAATCAGAGATGCTGAAGCACTTTGCATATGTGCTGGTGAAAATGGCGCTGCAAGCATCCCTCCAGGAACCCCTCCTTCTTTGCCACTTGATGAGGTTATGTTATACCCTCTGGAAGATGATGTTTTGTAA
- the LOC104725771 gene encoding TBC1 domain family member 15 isoform X2: protein MSMEASELQDLSDDADYAASQQQGSASMMRSNSGKRSLPSEHDDAELIYLKDNVAIHPTQFASERISGRLKLTKQDSVLFLSWVPYKGQTSNAKLSEKDRSLYTITAVPFTEVRSIRRHTPALGWQYVIVVLSSGLAFPPLYFYNGGVREFLAIVKQHLYLARSAEDVNVFLVNDFQSPLQRTLSSLELPSSLPVASGLYPSDGGTSNENQGRASADVGNRVSSVSQYGLRKQKSHDPTRDLSIHLLEKFSLVTKFARDTTTQLFSENNGFGSSDKRWNNQPVHSYPEKLSNIAEEKHHENPHSYPENDPFKDEEISNDVDVPADPLEFNKLSLVWGKPRQSPMGHKEFTAFLDSEGRVVESKALRERVFYGGIEHQLRREVWPFLLGYYTYDSTYAEREYLRSVKRMEYATLKQQWQSISPEQAKRFTKYRERKGLIDKDVVRTDRAFEYYEGDDNLNVNSMRDILLTYSFYNFDLGYCQGMSDYLSPILFVMEDESESFWCFVALMERLGPNFNRDQNGMHTQLFALSKLVELLDIPLHNYFKENDCLNYFFCFRWILIQFKREFEYEKTMQLWEVLWTHYLSEHLHLYVCVAILKRCRSKIMGEQMDFDTLLKFINELSGHIDLDSTIRDAEALCICAGENGAASIPPGTPPSLPLDEVMLYPLEDDVL from the exons GGATCGGCTAGTATGATGCGTTCAAATAGCGGAAAGAGAAGTTTACCTAGTGAACACGACGACGCTGAGTTGATATATTTGAAGGATAACGTTGCAATTCATCCTACACAGTTCGCTTCTGAGAGGATTAGTGGTAGATTGAAGTTAACTAAGCAAGATTCTGTTCTCTTCTTG TCGTGGGTTCCGTACAAGGGACAGACCTCAAATGCAAAGCTATCAGAGAAAG ACAGGAGTCTTTATACCATTACTGCAGTACCATTCACAGAAGTGAGGTCCATCAGGCGACATACTCCTGCTCTCGGATGGCAGTATGTAATTGTTGTTCTGTCTTCAG GACTTGCATTTCCGCCGCTGTATTTCTACAATGGAGGAGTCAGGGAGTTCCTAGCCATAGTGAAGCAGCATCTTTATCTTGCAAG GTCGGCAGAAGATGTAAATGTGTTCCTTGTAAATGATTTTCAGAGTCCCTTGCAG AGAACTCTGTCTTCATTGGAGCTGCCAAGTTCACTGCCAGTAGCAAGTGGACTATACCCATCAGACGGAGGAACTTCTAATGAAAATCAAGGGAGAGCAAGTGCAGATGTTGGTAACAGAGTTTCTAGTGTTTCCCAGTATGGCTTGAGAAAGCAAAAGAGTCATGACCCTACTCGGGATCTTTCAATCCATCTTCTAGAAAAGTTTTCTCTGGTTACCAAATTTGCTCGAGACACAACCACCCAGTTGTTTTCTGAAAATAACGGCTTTGGTTCCAGTGACAAGAGATGGAATAACCAACCCGTGCACAGTTATCCTGAAAAGTTGTCAAATATTGCTGAGGAAAAGCATCATGAAAACCCTCATAGTTACCCTGAAAATGACCCTTTCAAGGATGAAGAAATCTCTAATGACGTTGATGTTCCTGCTGATCCCTTAGAG TTTAATAAATTAAGTCTGGTGTGGGGGAAACCAAGGCAATCACCAATGGGGCATAAAGAG TTCACAGCATTCTTGGATTCTGAAGGGCGAGTTGTGGAATCAAAAGCTCTTCGAGAGAGAGTTTTCTATGGAGGCATTGAGCACCAACTTCGAAGAGAG GTCTGGCCCTTTCTCTTGGGATATTATACATATGACTCGACATATGCAGAGCGAGAATATCTTCGATCTGTCAAACGGATGGAATATGCAACATTGAAACAGCAGTGGCAG agcATTTCTCCTGAACAAGCaaaaagatttacaaaataTCGGGAGAGAAAAGGGTTGATAGATAAAGATGTG GTAAGAACTGATAGGGCATTCGAATACTATGAAGGGGATGACAATCTTAATGTCAATAGCATGCGTGATATTCTGTTAACCTACTCCTTCTACAATTTTGACCTGGGTTACTGCCAG GGAATGAGTGATTATCTGTCGCCTATCTTGTTTGTGATGGAGGATGAATCAGAATCCTTTTGGTGTTTCGTGGCACTGATGGAACGCCTTGGACCCAACTTTAACCGTGACCAGAACGGGATGCATACTCAACTCTTTGCACTCTCTAAG CTGGTAGAGTTACTCGATATCCCGCTTCATAATTACTTTAAG GAGAACGACTGCTTGAACTACTTCTTCTGTTTCCGCTGGATCCTGATTCAGTTCAaaag GGAGTTTGAGTACGAGAAGACAATGCAGCTGTGGGAGGTGTTATGGACTCACTACCTCTCAGAACACCTTCACCTATATGTCTGTGTGGCGATCTTGAAGCGATGCCGCAGCAAGATAATGGGAGAACAGATGGATTTTGACACTCTCTTAAAGTTCATCAATGAGCTGTCTGGGCATATTGACCTTGATTCGACAATCAGAGATGCTGAAGCACTTTGCATATGTGCTGGTGAAAATGGCGCTGCAAGCATCCCTCCAGGAACCCCTCCTTCTTTGCCACTTGATGAGGTTATGTTATACCCTCTGGAAGATGATGTTTTGTAA
- the LOC104725771 gene encoding TBC1 domain family member 15 isoform X1, which yields MSMEASELQDLSDDADYAASQQQGSASMMRSNSGKRSLPSEHDDAELIYLKDNVAIHPTQFASERISGRLKLTKQDSVLFLSWVPYKGQTSNAKLSEKVSISFLDRSLYTITAVPFTEVRSIRRHTPALGWQYVIVVLSSGLAFPPLYFYNGGVREFLAIVKQHLYLARSAEDVNVFLVNDFQSPLQRTLSSLELPSSLPVASGLYPSDGGTSNENQGRASADVGNRVSSVSQYGLRKQKSHDPTRDLSIHLLEKFSLVTKFARDTTTQLFSENNGFGSSDKRWNNQPVHSYPEKLSNIAEEKHHENPHSYPENDPFKDEEISNDVDVPADPLEFNKLSLVWGKPRQSPMGHKEFTAFLDSEGRVVESKALRERVFYGGIEHQLRREVWPFLLGYYTYDSTYAEREYLRSVKRMEYATLKQQWQSISPEQAKRFTKYRERKGLIDKDVVRTDRAFEYYEGDDNLNVNSMRDILLTYSFYNFDLGYCQGMSDYLSPILFVMEDESESFWCFVALMERLGPNFNRDQNGMHTQLFALSKLVELLDIPLHNYFKENDCLNYFFCFRWILIQFKREFEYEKTMQLWEVLWTHYLSEHLHLYVCVAILKRCRSKIMGEQMDFDTLLKFINELSGHIDLDSTIRDAEALCICAGENGAASIPPGTPPSLPLDEVMLYPLEDDVL from the exons GGATCGGCTAGTATGATGCGTTCAAATAGCGGAAAGAGAAGTTTACCTAGTGAACACGACGACGCTGAGTTGATATATTTGAAGGATAACGTTGCAATTCATCCTACACAGTTCGCTTCTGAGAGGATTAGTGGTAGATTGAAGTTAACTAAGCAAGATTCTGTTCTCTTCTTG TCGTGGGTTCCGTACAAGGGACAGACCTCAAATGCAAAGCTATCAGAGAAAG TTTCTATATCTTTTCTAGACAGGAGTCTTTATACCATTACTGCAGTACCATTCACAGAAGTGAGGTCCATCAGGCGACATACTCCTGCTCTCGGATGGCAGTATGTAATTGTTGTTCTGTCTTCAG GACTTGCATTTCCGCCGCTGTATTTCTACAATGGAGGAGTCAGGGAGTTCCTAGCCATAGTGAAGCAGCATCTTTATCTTGCAAG GTCGGCAGAAGATGTAAATGTGTTCCTTGTAAATGATTTTCAGAGTCCCTTGCAG AGAACTCTGTCTTCATTGGAGCTGCCAAGTTCACTGCCAGTAGCAAGTGGACTATACCCATCAGACGGAGGAACTTCTAATGAAAATCAAGGGAGAGCAAGTGCAGATGTTGGTAACAGAGTTTCTAGTGTTTCCCAGTATGGCTTGAGAAAGCAAAAGAGTCATGACCCTACTCGGGATCTTTCAATCCATCTTCTAGAAAAGTTTTCTCTGGTTACCAAATTTGCTCGAGACACAACCACCCAGTTGTTTTCTGAAAATAACGGCTTTGGTTCCAGTGACAAGAGATGGAATAACCAACCCGTGCACAGTTATCCTGAAAAGTTGTCAAATATTGCTGAGGAAAAGCATCATGAAAACCCTCATAGTTACCCTGAAAATGACCCTTTCAAGGATGAAGAAATCTCTAATGACGTTGATGTTCCTGCTGATCCCTTAGAG TTTAATAAATTAAGTCTGGTGTGGGGGAAACCAAGGCAATCACCAATGGGGCATAAAGAG TTCACAGCATTCTTGGATTCTGAAGGGCGAGTTGTGGAATCAAAAGCTCTTCGAGAGAGAGTTTTCTATGGAGGCATTGAGCACCAACTTCGAAGAGAG GTCTGGCCCTTTCTCTTGGGATATTATACATATGACTCGACATATGCAGAGCGAGAATATCTTCGATCTGTCAAACGGATGGAATATGCAACATTGAAACAGCAGTGGCAG agcATTTCTCCTGAACAAGCaaaaagatttacaaaataTCGGGAGAGAAAAGGGTTGATAGATAAAGATGTG GTAAGAACTGATAGGGCATTCGAATACTATGAAGGGGATGACAATCTTAATGTCAATAGCATGCGTGATATTCTGTTAACCTACTCCTTCTACAATTTTGACCTGGGTTACTGCCAG GGAATGAGTGATTATCTGTCGCCTATCTTGTTTGTGATGGAGGATGAATCAGAATCCTTTTGGTGTTTCGTGGCACTGATGGAACGCCTTGGACCCAACTTTAACCGTGACCAGAACGGGATGCATACTCAACTCTTTGCACTCTCTAAG CTGGTAGAGTTACTCGATATCCCGCTTCATAATTACTTTAAG GAGAACGACTGCTTGAACTACTTCTTCTGTTTCCGCTGGATCCTGATTCAGTTCAaaag GGAGTTTGAGTACGAGAAGACAATGCAGCTGTGGGAGGTGTTATGGACTCACTACCTCTCAGAACACCTTCACCTATATGTCTGTGTGGCGATCTTGAAGCGATGCCGCAGCAAGATAATGGGAGAACAGATGGATTTTGACACTCTCTTAAAGTTCATCAATGAGCTGTCTGGGCATATTGACCTTGATTCGACAATCAGAGATGCTGAAGCACTTTGCATATGTGCTGGTGAAAATGGCGCTGCAAGCATCCCTCCAGGAACCCCTCCTTCTTTGCCACTTGATGAGGTTATGTTATACCCTCTGGAAGATGATGTTTTGTAA
- the LOC104725771 gene encoding TBC1 domain family member 15 isoform X3: protein MSMEASELQDLSDDADYAASQQQGSASMMRSNSGKRSLPSEHDDAELIYLKDNVAIHPTQFASERISGRLKLTKQDSVLFLSWVPYKGQTSNAKLSEKVSISFLDRSLYTITAVPFTEVRSIRRHTPALGWQYVIVVLSSGLAFPPLYFYNGGVREFLAIVKQHLYLARSAEDVNVFLVNDFQSPLQRTLSSLELPSSLPVASGLYPSDGGTSNENQGRASADVGNRVSSVSQYGLRKQKSHDPTRDLSIHLLEKFSLVTKFARDTTTQLFSENNGFGSSDKRWNNQPVHSYPEKLSNIAEEKHHENPHSYPENDPFKDEEISNDVDVPADPLEFNKLSLVWGKPRQSPMGHKEFTAFLDSEGRVVESKALRERVFYGGIEHQLRREVWPFLLGYYTYDSTYAEREYLRSVKRMEYATLKQQWQSISPEQAKRFTKYRERKGLIDKDVVRTDRAFEYYEGDDNLNVNSMRDILLTYSFYNFDLGYCQGMSDYLSPILFVMEDESESFWCFVALMERLGPNFNRDQNGMHTQLFALSKLVELLDIPLHNYFKENDCLNYFFCFRWILIQFKREFEYEKTMQLWEVLWTHYLSEHLHLYVCVAILKRCRSKIMGEQMDFDTLLKFINELSGHIDLDSTIRDAEALCICAGENGAASIPPGTPPSLPLDEVMLYPLEDDVL, encoded by the exons GGATCGGCTAGTATGATGCGTTCAAATAGCGGAAAGAGAAGTTTACCTAGTGAACACGACGACGCTGAGTTGATATATTTGAAGGATAACGTTGCAATTCATCCTACACAGTTCGCTTCTGAGAGGATTAGTGGTAGATTGAAGTTAACTAAGCAAGATTCTGTTCTCTTCTTG TCGTGGGTTCCGTACAAGGGACAGACCTCAAATGCAAAGCTATCAGAGAAAG TTTCTATATCTTTTCTAGACAGGAGTCTTTATACCATTACTGCAGTACCATTCACAGAAGTGAGGTCCATCAGGCGACATACTCCTGCTCTCGGATGGCAGTATGTAATTGTTGTTCTGTCTTCAG GACTTGCATTTCCGCCGCTGTATTTCTACAATGGAGGAGTCAGGGAGTTCCTAGCCATAGTGAAGCAGCATCTTTATCTTGCAAG GTCGGCAGAAGATGTAAATGTGTTCCTTGTAAATGATTTTCAGAGTCCCTTGCAG AGAACTCTGTCTTCATTGGAGCTGCCAAGTTCACTGCCAGTAGCAAGTGGACTATACCCATCAGACGGAGGAACTTCTAATGAAAATCAAGGGAGAGCAAGTGCAGATGTTGGTAACAGAGTTTCTAGTGTTTCCCAGTATGGCTTGAGAAAGCAAAAGAGTCATGACCCTACTCGGGATCTTTCAATCCATCTTCTAGAAAAGTTTTCTCTGGTTACCAAATTTGCTCGAGACACAACCACCCAGTTGTTTTCTGAAAATAACGGCTTTGGTTCCAGTGACAAGAGATGGAATAACCAACCCGTGCACAGTTATCCTGAAAAGTTGTCAAATATTGCTGAGGAAAAGCATCATGAAAACCCTCATAGTTACCCTGAAAATGACCCTTTCAAGGATGAAGAAATCTCTAATGACGTTGATGTTCCTGCTGATCCCTTAGAG TTTAATAAATTAAGTCTGGTGTGGGGGAAACCAAGGCAATCACCAATGGGGCATAAAGAG TTCACAGCATTCTTGGATTCTGAAGGGCGAGTTGTGGAATCAAAAGCTCTTCGAGAGAGAGTTTTCTATGGAGGCATTGAGCACCAACTTCGAAGAGAG GTCTGGCCCTTTCTCTTGGGATATTATACATATGACTCGACATATGCAGAGCGAGAATATCTTCGATCTGTCAAACGGATGGAATATGCAACATTGAAACAGCAGTGGCAG agcATTTCTCCTGAACAAGCaaaaagatttacaaaataTCGGGAGAGAAAAGGGTTGATAGATAAAGATGTG GTAAGAACTGATAGGGCATTCGAATACTATGAAGGGGATGACAATCTTAATGTCAATAGCATGCGTGATATTCTGTTAACCTACTCCTTCTACAATTTTGACCTGGGTTACTGCCAG GGAATGAGTGATTATCTGTCGCCTATCTTGTTTGTGATGGAGGATGAATCAGAATCCTTTTGGTGTTTCGTGGCACTGATGGAACGCCTTGGACCCAACTTTAACCGTGACCAGAACGGGATGCATACTCAACTCTTTGCACTCTCTAAG CTGGTAGAGTTACTCGATATCCCGCTTCATAATTACTTTAAGGAGAACGACTGCTTGAACTACTTCTTCTGTTTCCGCTGGATCCTGATTCAGTTCAaaag GGAGTTTGAGTACGAGAAGACAATGCAGCTGTGGGAGGTGTTATGGACTCACTACCTCTCAGAACACCTTCACCTATATGTCTGTGTGGCGATCTTGAAGCGATGCCGCAGCAAGATAATGGGAGAACAGATGGATTTTGACACTCTCTTAAAGTTCATCAATGAGCTGTCTGGGCATATTGACCTTGATTCGACAATCAGAGATGCTGAAGCACTTTGCATATGTGCTGGTGAAAATGGCGCTGCAAGCATCCCTCCAGGAACCCCTCCTTCTTTGCCACTTGATGAGGTTATGTTATACCCTCTGGAAGATGATGTTTTGTAA
- the LOC104725770 gene encoding transcription factor MYB82-like has product MEQKTEGKSYMKRGLWKPEEDMILKSYVETHGEGNWADISRRSGLKRGGKSCRLRWKNYLRPNIKRGSMSPQEQDLIIRMHKLLGNRWSLIAGRLPGRTDNEVKNYWNTHLNKKSSSRKQNAPESIGATNFTDKPVMSTEVRRSHGEGEGEGNGIVRNTWMEEETNSFDYDVRIGSPLPLISHYPDSTLVFDPCFAFTDFFPLL; this is encoded by the exons ATGGAGCAGAAAACAGAAGGTAAGTCTTACATGAAGAGAGGTTTGTGGAAACCTGAAGAAGACATGATATTGAAAAGCTATGTTGAGACTCACGGAGAAGGAAACTGGGCAGACATTTCCCGTAGATCCG GGTTGAAGAGAGGAGGAAAAAGCTGTAGGTTGAGATGGAAGAACTATCTAAGACCAAATATCAAAAGAGGAAGCATGTCACCTCAAGAACAAGACCTCATTATCCGCATGCATAAGCTTCTTGGAAACAG ATGGTCGTTGATCGCCGGACGCCTTCCAGGTCGCACTGACAACGAAGTCAAGAACTACTGGAATACCCATTTAAACAAGAAATCCAGTTCCAGAAAACAGAATGCACCTGAATCAATCGGCGCCACTAATTTCACCGATAAGCCAGTAATGTCTACAGAAGTGAGAAGAAGccatggagaaggagaaggagaagggaaCGGTATCGTAAGAAATACCTGGATGGAGGAGGAGACCAACAGCTTTGACTATGACGTCCGCATAGGATCTCCACTGCCTCTCATCTCCCACTACCCAGACAGCACTCTTGTTTTTGACCCATGTTTCGCCTTTACCGATTTCTTTCCTTTGCTTTAG
- the LOC104725772 gene encoding putative F-box protein At5g52610, whose protein sequence is MFSEDLLIEILLRLPVKSLAIFLCVSKLWASIIRSRHFISAYQSRSSTRQPRVMVALPDLFTYSHWHFLSSSPPSSVTNAICCIDNTSYSPYCVNGLICIEYMDQLWICNPAIGKGKLLPQGPQSTLDKPFKTWYMGYDPINYQYKVLFFSTECLQCPYKVEVFTLGGQGSWKIIEDGNSHSPVTSGICINGVVYYGAHTAHGPRLVRFYVATEKFGNFIELPTDASNMYVTFFGISTFVNYQGKLALLAKKNISMYDLWILEDASGKQEWSMVPINISREMCSHDLVSLGAVGFVAGSGELIVTARDRFFQLYLIYVDLERKRSREVWLGGLKCATYGPSLIAFTDYVESIMLLS, encoded by the coding sequence ATGTTTTCTGAAGACCTTTTGATCGAAATTCTCTTAAGATTGCCTGTGAAATCTCTAGCAATATTTCTGTGTGTATCCAAGCTTTGGGCTTCAATCATCCGCAGTCGACATTTCATTAGCGCATACCAATCTCGATCCTCTACCCGTCAGCCACGTGTCATGGTTGCTTTACCTGATTTATTCACATATTCTCATTGGCATTTCCTCTCTTCATCCCCACCTTCTTCGGTAACCAATGCAATATGTTGCATCGATAATACCTCTTATTCGCCTTATTGTGTCAATGGCCTGATATGTATCGAATACATGGATCAATTGTGGATATGCAATCCTGCCATTGGAAAGGGCAAACTTTTGCCCCAAGGCCCTCAATCTACTCTTGATAAACCGTTCAAGACATGGTATATGGGATATGATCCTATCAATTATCAATATAAGGTCTTGTTTTTCTCAACAGAATGTTTACAATGTCCATACAAAGTGGAAGTGTTTACATTGGGAGGTCAAGGTTCATGGAAAATCATCGAGGATGGGAATAGTCATTCTCCCGTAACCAGCGGAATATGCATCAATGGAGTTGTTTATTACGGTGCTCACACGGCGCATGGACCGAGATTAGTGAGGTTCTATGTGGCGACCGAAAAGTTTggtaattttattgaattaCCGACCGATGCTAGTAATATGTATGTTACGTTCTTCGGTATCTCTACCTTTGTGAACTACCAAGGGAAACTAGCTTTacttgccaaaaaaaatattagcatGTATGATTTATGGATTTTGGAAGATGCGTCCGGGAAACAAGAATGGTCTATGGTTCCTATCAATATTAGTCGAGAGATGTGCTCGCATGATCTTGTGTCGCTAGGTGCGGTGGGTTTTGTTGCTGGTAGTGGTGAGCTTATTGTTACAGCACGTGATCGATTTTTTCAGCTTTATCTTATCTATGTTGATCTCGAGAGGAAACGTTCAAGGGAAGTTTGGTTAGGAGGACTCAAATGCGCAACATATGGACCATCTTTGATTGCTTTCACGGATTATGTTGAAAGTATTATGTTATTGTcataa
- the LOC104728830 gene encoding putative F-box protein At5g52620 — translation MEREDNSDVIPIDIIHEILSRSCNKSIARFGLVSKFCAFILGRPEFTELSLTRSSSNQPPRLLFATNYYSKWRLYSCLQPQSPDENHSLIVSADFHMELLGDVGPGNICGPVSGLLYFSNMRISKDGIDKVPVICNPSTGQYTGLPQLRTKIGEPRSL, via the coding sequence ATGGAACGAGAAGACAACTCAGATGTCATCCCGATTGATATCATTCACGAGATACTCTCGAGATCGTGTAATAAATCAATCGCTAGGTTTGGTCTCGTATCCAAATTCTGTGCGTTCATACTTGGACGTCCAGAGTTCACCGAGTTGTCCCTGACTAGGTCCTCCTCCAATCAGCCGCCGCGTCTCTTATTCGCCACCAATTATTACTCTAAATGGCGTTTATACTCGTGTCTTCAGCCTCAGAGTCCAGATGAGAATCATTCTCTTATAGTATCCGCCGATTTTCATATGGAGTTGCTTGGAGACGTCGGACCAGGAAATATATGTGGCCCTGTCTCCGGCCTACTATACTTCTCGAATATGCGGATCTCAAAGGACGGTATAGATAAAGTGCCGgtgatatgtaaccctagcacGGGACAGTACACAGGGTTACCTCAGCTGAGAACTAAGATCGGTGAGCCAAGGAGCTTATAA